One window from the genome of Eleginops maclovinus isolate JMC-PN-2008 ecotype Puerto Natales chromosome 15, JC_Emac_rtc_rv5, whole genome shotgun sequence encodes:
- the LOC134876746 gene encoding 3',5'-cyclic-AMP phosphodiesterase 7B-like isoform X2, with protein MSCLMVERSGAVALKRSEQNAIQLCMLADGRLNTGHAGVLLVERRGSYPLIDLRILKTSAQQGEVEAGTRRKVKRQLSFQRYCQASRLLRGAMPNTTGSLHLLDENYLGQAAHMLSKVGTWNFDIFLFDRLTNGNSLVTLMCHLFNVYGLVHHFQLDMIKLHRFLGMVQDDYHSQNPYHNAVHAADVTQAMYCYLKEPKLAEQLSPLDMFLALMAAAAHDVDHPGVNQPFLIKTRHHLASLYQNTSVLESHHWRSTVGMLRESGLLSHLPADISQDIEQQLGSLILATDISRQNEFLSTFREHLDNQDLDLQLASHRHFILQIALKCADICNPCRVWELSRQWSERVCEEFYRQGDLERKFDMEVSPLCNQQADSVPAIQIGFISYIVEPLFDEWHRFTEPSPLSHTMMGHIHKNKASWSRLRYANTPSDTQAEEPEGGGGRGEVEGIS; from the exons ATGTCCTGTTTAATGGTCGAG AGGTCTGGAGCAGTCGCACTCAAAAGGTCGGAGCAGAATGCCATACAACTTTGCATGCTGG cgGATGGCAGACTGAACACCGGTCATGCTGGGGTGTTGCTGGTTGAGAGACGAGGCTCCTACCCGCTGATTGACCTGAGAATCCTCAAAA CCAGTGCCCAGCAGGGGGAGGTAGAGGCTGGCACCCGGAGAAAGGTGAAGCGTCAGCTGAGCTTCCAGAGATACTGCCAGGCCTCCAGGCTGCTCAGGGGGGCCATGCCCAACACCACCGGGTCCCTGCACCTACTGGACGAAAACTACCTGGGACAAGCTGCA CACATGCTATCCAAAGTAGGCACATGGaactttgacattttcctcTTCGATCGTCTCACAAATG GGAACAGCCTGGTGACTCTGATGTGCCATCTCTTCAATGTGTACGGTCTCGTTCACCACTTCCAGCTGGACATGATCAAACTGCACCGGTTTCTCG GAATGGTTCAAGACGACTACCACTCCCAGAATCCCTATCACAATGCTGTCCATGCAGCTGATGTCACCCAAGCCATGTACTGCTACCTGAAGGAGCCAAAG ctggcCGAGCAGCTGAGTCCTCTGGACATGTTCCTGGCTCTGATGGCAGCAGCCGCTCACGACGTGGACCATCCCGGAGTCAACCAGCCGTTCCTCATCAAGACCAGACACCACCTGGCTTCCCTCTACCAG AACACGTCTGTGCTGGAGAGTCACCACTGGAGGTCCACCGTGGGCATGCTGCGAGAGTCAGGACTGCTGTCCCACCTGCCTGCCGACATCTC GCAGGACATAGAGCAGCAGCTGGGCTCTCTCATCCTCGCTACAGACATCAGCAGGCAGAACGAGTTCCTGTCCACCTTCAGAGAACATCTGGACAACCAGGACCTGGACCTTCAGCTCGCTTCACACAGACACTTTATCCTGCAG ATCGCTCTGAAGTGCGCAGACATCTGTAACCCATGTCGGGTTTGGGAGCTGAGCAGACAGTGGAGCGAGAGGGTGTGTGAGGAATTCTACAGGCAGG GAGACCTGGAGAGAAAGTTTGACATGGAAGTCAGTCCTCTGTGTAACCAGCAGGCTGACTCTGTGCCAGCCATCCAGATAG GGTTCATCTCCTACATCGTGGAGCCTCTGTTTGACGAGTGGCACCGCTTCACTGAGCCCAGCCCGCTCAGCCACACCATGATGGGTCACATACACAAGAACAAGGCGAGCTGGAGCCGCCTGCGATACGCAAACACACCCTCAGACACACAAGCAGAAGAGCctgaagggggaggaggaagaggagaggtggaAGGCATCTCTTAA
- the LOC134876746 gene encoding 3',5'-cyclic-AMP phosphodiesterase 7B-like isoform X1 has product MPVLEGLWGPDIQMRDSGLGVDVRVCPDEAPSPPVWGPLRTPPITCGGLSLALELPALIRQLRAVWRARRGGPGGPEKSQESTWVESEKEEGKQGVEDGSAHLAADGRLNTGHAGVLLVERRGSYPLIDLRILKTSAQQGEVEAGTRRKVKRQLSFQRYCQASRLLRGAMPNTTGSLHLLDENYLGQAAHMLSKVGTWNFDIFLFDRLTNGNSLVTLMCHLFNVYGLVHHFQLDMIKLHRFLGMVQDDYHSQNPYHNAVHAADVTQAMYCYLKEPKLAEQLSPLDMFLALMAAAAHDVDHPGVNQPFLIKTRHHLASLYQNTSVLESHHWRSTVGMLRESGLLSHLPADISQDIEQQLGSLILATDISRQNEFLSTFREHLDNQDLDLQLASHRHFILQIALKCADICNPCRVWELSRQWSERVCEEFYRQGDLERKFDMEVSPLCNQQADSVPAIQIGFISYIVEPLFDEWHRFTEPSPLSHTMMGHIHKNKASWSRLRYANTPSDTQAEEPEGGGGRGEVEGIS; this is encoded by the exons ATGCCAGTGCTAGAGGGGCTCTGGGGCCCCGATATCCAGATGCGGGACTCCGGTCTAGGGGTCGATGTCCGGGTCTGTCCGGATGAGGCTCCCAGCCCGCCGGTCTGGGGGCCTCTAAGGACACCTCCTATTACCTGTGGGGGCCTGTCGCTGGCCCTCGAGCTTCCCGCTCTGATACGGCAGCTCAGGGCCGTCTGGAGGGCTCGCAGGGGAGGCCCCGGGGGCCCAGAGAAGAGCCAGGAGAGCACTTGGGTGGAATcggagaaagaggaagggaagcAAGGCGTAGAAGATGGGAGCGCTCATCTGGCAG cgGATGGCAGACTGAACACCGGTCATGCTGGGGTGTTGCTGGTTGAGAGACGAGGCTCCTACCCGCTGATTGACCTGAGAATCCTCAAAA CCAGTGCCCAGCAGGGGGAGGTAGAGGCTGGCACCCGGAGAAAGGTGAAGCGTCAGCTGAGCTTCCAGAGATACTGCCAGGCCTCCAGGCTGCTCAGGGGGGCCATGCCCAACACCACCGGGTCCCTGCACCTACTGGACGAAAACTACCTGGGACAAGCTGCA CACATGCTATCCAAAGTAGGCACATGGaactttgacattttcctcTTCGATCGTCTCACAAATG GGAACAGCCTGGTGACTCTGATGTGCCATCTCTTCAATGTGTACGGTCTCGTTCACCACTTCCAGCTGGACATGATCAAACTGCACCGGTTTCTCG GAATGGTTCAAGACGACTACCACTCCCAGAATCCCTATCACAATGCTGTCCATGCAGCTGATGTCACCCAAGCCATGTACTGCTACCTGAAGGAGCCAAAG ctggcCGAGCAGCTGAGTCCTCTGGACATGTTCCTGGCTCTGATGGCAGCAGCCGCTCACGACGTGGACCATCCCGGAGTCAACCAGCCGTTCCTCATCAAGACCAGACACCACCTGGCTTCCCTCTACCAG AACACGTCTGTGCTGGAGAGTCACCACTGGAGGTCCACCGTGGGCATGCTGCGAGAGTCAGGACTGCTGTCCCACCTGCCTGCCGACATCTC GCAGGACATAGAGCAGCAGCTGGGCTCTCTCATCCTCGCTACAGACATCAGCAGGCAGAACGAGTTCCTGTCCACCTTCAGAGAACATCTGGACAACCAGGACCTGGACCTTCAGCTCGCTTCACACAGACACTTTATCCTGCAG ATCGCTCTGAAGTGCGCAGACATCTGTAACCCATGTCGGGTTTGGGAGCTGAGCAGACAGTGGAGCGAGAGGGTGTGTGAGGAATTCTACAGGCAGG GAGACCTGGAGAGAAAGTTTGACATGGAAGTCAGTCCTCTGTGTAACCAGCAGGCTGACTCTGTGCCAGCCATCCAGATAG GGTTCATCTCCTACATCGTGGAGCCTCTGTTTGACGAGTGGCACCGCTTCACTGAGCCCAGCCCGCTCAGCCACACCATGATGGGTCACATACACAAGAACAAGGCGAGCTGGAGCCGCCTGCGATACGCAAACACACCCTCAGACACACAAGCAGAAGAGCctgaagggggaggaggaagaggagaggtggaAGGCATCTCTTAA